One region of Halohasta litchfieldiae genomic DNA includes:
- a CDS encoding class I SAM-dependent methyltransferase yields the protein MTADREGRADEPVGDEESVDQPAAEDLQAVYDRIATHFSQTREYSWPEVEEFVDSEVDRCGSLGRALDLGCGNGRHAETLANAGGDVVGLDVSRGLLAEARERAAEGGFGVGLVHGDASRPPFVDDRFSQIVYVATLHHLRTREARQQSLSEVGRVLAPGGRALVSAWSTAHDRFDATEGFDTTVDWTLPGGKQVGRYYHIYDPKEFQADLEAASVEIVDVRVSSGNCYAVVESSSDVS from the coding sequence ATGACAGCCGACCGCGAGGGCCGAGCCGACGAGCCGGTGGGCGATGAGGAGTCAGTCGACCAGCCGGCCGCCGAGGATCTGCAGGCGGTCTACGACCGAATCGCGACACACTTCTCGCAGACCCGTGAGTATTCGTGGCCAGAGGTCGAGGAGTTCGTCGACAGCGAAGTCGACCGTTGTGGTTCTCTCGGCCGGGCACTGGATCTCGGCTGTGGCAACGGTCGACATGCCGAAACCCTCGCCAATGCGGGCGGCGACGTCGTCGGGCTGGATGTTAGTCGGGGCCTCCTAGCGGAAGCGAGGGAGCGAGCCGCCGAGGGTGGGTTCGGTGTCGGCCTCGTCCACGGCGACGCCTCGCGACCCCCGTTTGTCGACGACCGATTCTCGCAGATCGTCTACGTTGCAACACTCCACCATCTTCGCACGCGCGAGGCCCGGCAGCAGAGTCTCTCGGAGGTCGGCCGGGTGCTGGCTCCCGGTGGTCGAGCCCTCGTCTCGGCGTGGAGTACGGCCCACGACCGATTTGATGCTACCGAGGGGTTCGATACGACCGTCGACTGGACGCTGCCCGGTGGGAAACAGGTCGGGCGCTACTACCACATTTACGACCCCAAAGAGTTCCAGGCGGATTTGGAGGCAGCGTCGGTCGAGATTGTCGACGTTCGTGTGTCGAGTGGGAACTGCTATGCGGTCGTTGAGTCATCGTCCGACGTGTCGTAG
- a CDS encoding helix-turn-helix domain-containing protein — MTVIADISLPADSFALGRLLSDVTGIETELERIVPLRETVMPLFWISGADPAVIKDVLSDDPRTIAVDQLTTTNGKTLFEVHWTTETDGLVGALVDTRGKILEASGTDKTWDFRLRFGSHSELSAFNMALTADNIAVTLRHIYNPTPRGDGAGLSTIQRETLLTAYDHGYFRVPRRTTLVALADREGISDSAYSQRIRRGIAGLIEQTLLSEESCRSE; from the coding sequence ATGACAGTTATCGCGGATATTAGCCTCCCCGCCGACAGTTTCGCACTCGGCCGTCTTTTGAGTGACGTCACTGGCATCGAGACTGAACTCGAACGTATCGTCCCACTCCGTGAGACCGTCATGCCGCTGTTCTGGATTTCTGGGGCCGACCCAGCAGTAATCAAAGACGTGCTTTCTGACGATCCACGGACGATAGCCGTCGACCAACTCACGACCACGAATGGCAAGACACTCTTTGAGGTCCACTGGACGACCGAGACCGACGGACTCGTCGGCGCGCTCGTCGACACACGAGGGAAGATCCTCGAAGCAAGCGGGACCGACAAAACGTGGGATTTCCGGCTCCGATTCGGTTCACACAGCGAGCTATCGGCGTTTAATATGGCACTCACAGCCGACAACATTGCTGTCACGCTCCGGCACATCTACAACCCCACCCCTCGTGGGGATGGGGCTGGGCTCTCGACGATCCAGCGGGAGACGCTCCTGACAGCATACGACCACGGGTATTTTCGAGTCCCGCGCCGGACGACCCTCGTTGCACTCGCCGACAGAGAGGGTATCAGCGATAGCGCGTATTCCCAGCGCATCCGACGTGGAATAGCCGGGCTCATCGAGCAAACGCTGCTCTCCGAAGAGTCCTGTCGGTCCGAGTAA
- a CDS encoding NAD(P)/FAD-dependent oxidoreductase: protein MSESDGDGDGESDTEVYEVAVVGGGPAGLSAALYTTRLSHDTVVIDRGGGRAAMMLDTHNVIGVTEDVSGNEFLGTASNQVEEYGGDVIRDFVTEIEREPDGRFRLSGNSTEVIADRVVLGVGFSDERPEPPLPRTGKGLHYCLHCDAYMFIDESVYVMGTGDSAAHVAMIMLNFTDEVDILTRGDEIEWSDETQKLVDGHPVDVIHEDVTGMNKSDDGWLESFEFEDGTVREYKGGFALYGSNYNTELAEALDCDLNDDGTIVVDDHGQTSVDGIYAVGDITPGHNQVPVAMGKGAKAGLAIHKELRTFPKSLEELEAEGPVAESDVPGVSAEIQAAARSFGDD, encoded by the coding sequence ATGAGTGAGAGTGACGGAGATGGGGATGGAGAGTCGGACACAGAGGTCTACGAGGTGGCGGTTGTCGGTGGGGGTCCGGCTGGACTGTCGGCAGCATTGTACACGACACGCCTGAGTCACGACACCGTCGTGATCGACCGCGGCGGCGGCCGAGCGGCAATGATGCTCGATACGCACAACGTAATCGGGGTTACTGAGGACGTGTCGGGCAACGAGTTCCTCGGCACCGCGAGCAATCAGGTCGAAGAGTACGGTGGTGACGTGATTCGAGACTTCGTCACCGAAATCGAGCGCGAACCGGATGGTCGGTTCCGGCTCAGCGGGAACTCCACTGAGGTCATTGCCGACCGCGTCGTGCTTGGCGTCGGCTTCTCCGACGAGCGACCCGAGCCACCGCTGCCGCGCACGGGCAAGGGACTCCACTACTGTCTCCACTGTGATGCCTACATGTTCATCGACGAGTCGGTGTACGTGATGGGCACCGGCGACTCGGCGGCCCATGTTGCGATGATCATGCTCAACTTCACCGACGAGGTCGACATCCTCACTCGCGGCGACGAAATCGAGTGGAGCGACGAGACCCAAAAGCTGGTCGACGGCCACCCGGTCGACGTGATCCACGAGGACGTGACGGGGATGAACAAGTCCGACGACGGCTGGCTCGAAAGCTTCGAGTTCGAGGATGGAACGGTTCGGGAGTACAAGGGCGGCTTTGCGCTGTATGGCTCGAACTACAACACCGAGTTGGCCGAGGCACTCGACTGTGATCTCAACGACGACGGGACAATCGTTGTCGACGACCACGGGCAGACCAGCGTCGACGGGATCTACGCGGTTGGCGACATCACGCCGGGGCACAATCAGGTGCCGGTGGCGATGGGCAAGGGTGCGAAAGCGGGGCTGGCGATTCACAAAGAACTACGGACGTTCCCCAAGTCCCTCGAAGAGTTGGAGGCCGAGGGGCCGGTTGCCGAGAGCGATGTGCCCGGCGTCTCGGCTGAGATTCAGGCCGCGGCGCGGAGTTTCGGCGACGACTAA
- a CDS encoding AAA family ATPase translates to MVKVTSSKEELAELIHQREQLEQERQEIINNETNDDNINKVREIDRKIENINYELHGSRSSNYSLRTHKNKLENQEQEFIHKLNKLDEKQDEILSKEEKIRQLEETARGLIKRTTSASLGKQFSERKDQLEQNLEYWKYASIGSILVLLLFAGFIYYDISTSTTTTIDTNIAKVFLILSVSVAVWFTVSNYRRQKILMEEYEFRARMALSLDGYREILRDEQISEDSEIVAEFVRDTMDKIYLNPQENALNLDEGGDDSLIDRQRPSRSILPWLR, encoded by the coding sequence GTGGTTAAAGTGACTAGTAGCAAAGAAGAATTGGCTGAACTAATACATCAAAGAGAACAGTTAGAACAAGAACGTCAAGAGATCATCAATAATGAAACCAATGATGACAACATAAATAAAGTAAGAGAAATAGATAGAAAAATTGAAAATATAAATTACGAACTTCATGGTTCTAGAAGTTCTAATTATTCACTCAGAACGCATAAAAATAAGTTAGAAAATCAAGAACAAGAATTTATACATAAATTAAACAAATTAGATGAAAAACAAGATGAGATATTATCAAAAGAAGAGAAAATTAGACAGCTAGAAGAGACTGCTAGAGGATTGATTAAGAGAACAACTAGTGCATCGTTAGGGAAACAATTCTCGGAGAGAAAAGACCAATTAGAACAAAATTTGGAATATTGGAAATATGCATCAATAGGAAGTATATTAGTTCTACTTCTTTTTGCAGGCTTCATATATTATGACATTTCCACAAGTACTACTACCACAATAGATACAAATATAGCAAAAGTGTTTCTCATATTATCTGTATCTGTAGCAGTTTGGTTTACAGTTTCAAATTATAGGAGGCAAAAAATACTCATGGAAGAATATGAATTCAGAGCAAGAATGGCACTATCTCTAGATGGTTATAGAGAAATATTAAGAGACGAACAGATTAGCGAAGATAGTGAAATAGTTGCTGAATTTGTTCGTGATACAATGGATAAAATATATTTGAATCCTCAAGAGAATGCATTGAACCTTGACGAAGGTGGAGATGATTCTCTAATTGACCGGCAAAGACCATCTAGAAGCATTCTTCCGTGGCTACGGTAA
- a CDS encoding ISH3-like element ISHla1 family transposase: MSKTKQADGEIHEDQLLNFLVNRLDEEVSLSLANNAEITAEDIYEVLVGACADGTSVSTLCASSQNSPAGNTVLYHLRTKFEPERLERVANTLLRKDLDELLPEQVEVCADLHLRPYYGDEDDTDGLYHSVAKRGTTAFHAYATLYARVKNKRYTLAVRRLKDGDTASSVLAEFFGVLDGLDAGVKAVYLDRGFYDSKCLTLLQAHNYAYVIPIIRWGEAIQQELSEGWSRVIQHDLTGKLDGHSWTVDFPVYIDCTYLNGKYDENGVARHGYAADAPFIDSPRDARYHYSKRFGIESSYRLFEQAIATTTTRDPTVRLLYVVVSLLLQNVWRYLHYEYVATPRRGGRRLWWWPYKEFVNMIRRAAWTALAVRRAVPANRPPDDRFHR, from the coding sequence GTGTCTAAAACCAAACAAGCAGACGGTGAGATCCACGAGGACCAGCTTCTTAACTTTCTCGTCAACCGCCTTGACGAGGAAGTTTCGCTCTCGTTAGCCAATAACGCTGAAATCACTGCTGAAGACATCTATGAGGTCCTCGTCGGCGCTTGCGCCGACGGGACCTCTGTCTCTACGCTCTGTGCGTCGAGCCAGAACTCACCCGCTGGGAACACGGTCCTCTACCATCTTCGGACGAAGTTCGAGCCGGAACGGCTCGAACGAGTCGCTAACACGCTCCTGCGAAAGGATCTCGATGAATTGCTCCCCGAACAGGTGGAGGTCTGCGCAGACCTCCACCTGCGGCCCTACTACGGTGACGAAGACGACACAGACGGCCTCTATCACTCGGTAGCGAAGCGTGGAACCACTGCGTTCCACGCCTATGCCACACTCTACGCGCGTGTGAAGAACAAACGCTACACGCTGGCGGTACGCCGTCTCAAAGACGGCGATACCGCAAGTAGTGTCCTCGCTGAGTTCTTCGGTGTCCTCGACGGCCTTGACGCCGGGGTCAAGGCCGTCTACCTTGATCGCGGATTCTACGACAGTAAGTGTCTCACGCTGCTTCAGGCGCACAATTACGCGTACGTGATCCCGATCATCCGGTGGGGTGAGGCGATTCAGCAAGAGCTCTCGGAAGGATGGAGTCGCGTCATTCAGCATGATCTGACGGGGAAACTCGACGGTCACAGCTGGACCGTCGATTTTCCCGTCTACATCGACTGTACGTACCTAAATGGGAAGTATGACGAGAACGGTGTGGCGCGTCACGGCTACGCCGCTGACGCGCCGTTCATCGACTCACCACGGGACGCTCGATACCACTACTCGAAACGCTTCGGTATCGAGTCAAGCTATCGCTTGTTTGAGCAAGCGATAGCGACAACGACAACACGAGATCCAACGGTACGGCTGCTGTACGTGGTGGTGAGTCTCCTCTTACAGAACGTCTGGCGGTACCTTCACTACGAGTATGTGGCGACGCCCCGCCGAGGCGGGCGTCGCCTCTGGTGGTGGCCGTACAAGGAGTTCGTCAATATGATTCGACGAGCTGCGTGGACGGCCCTCGCGGTGCGTCGGGCCGTCCCCGCGAATCGGCCACCTGACGACCGATTCCACCGCTAA
- a CDS encoding transporter substrate-binding domain-containing protein — translation MTPDANIDRRSYLKAVGAVGASGALAGCTGGSDDSDDGGNNVINPGTAPGFPPFEYTQDGELVGFDVDLAEAAIERAGYEVGEWTEIEFDSLIPSLTQGNVDLVAAAMTITEDRQQQIAFTDPYYESDQAVLVREGGDLSPESVDDLAGAVVGAQSGTTGQDEVEALVDDGTVAADDVRQYDNYTLGVQDLENGNVDVLIIDIPVAENFADGRAVTIAFTIETGEVYGMGMRQDDDRLADINDALAEMQEDGTYDELVTEWFE, via the coding sequence ATGACACCTGATGCCAATATAGATCGACGGAGCTACCTGAAGGCGGTCGGTGCAGTCGGCGCGAGTGGCGCACTCGCAGGCTGTACGGGCGGCAGCGACGACAGCGACGACGGCGGAAACAACGTTATCAATCCCGGCACAGCACCCGGCTTCCCGCCGTTCGAGTACACCCAGGACGGCGAACTCGTCGGCTTCGACGTCGACCTCGCGGAGGCGGCCATCGAGCGGGCGGGCTACGAGGTCGGCGAGTGGACCGAAATCGAGTTCGACTCGCTGATCCCCTCGCTGACACAGGGTAACGTTGACCTCGTCGCCGCGGCGATGACGATCACCGAGGATCGACAACAGCAGATCGCTTTCACCGACCCCTACTACGAATCGGATCAGGCCGTCCTCGTCCGGGAAGGCGGCGATCTCAGCCCCGAAAGCGTCGACGACCTCGCGGGCGCGGTCGTCGGAGCCCAGTCCGGGACGACCGGTCAGGACGAAGTCGAAGCGTTAGTCGACGACGGCACTGTTGCTGCTGACGATGTCCGGCAGTACGACAACTACACCCTCGGCGTACAGGACCTCGAAAACGGTAACGTCGACGTACTGATCATCGACATCCCCGTGGCGGAGAACTTCGCCGACGGACGAGCGGTCACCATCGCCTTCACCATCGAGACCGGCGAGGTCTACGGGATGGGAATGCGACAGGACGACGACCGACTCGCCGATATCAACGACGCGCTCGCCGAAATGCAGGAGGACGGCACCTACGACGAGCTCGTCACCGAGTGGTTCGAATAA
- a CDS encoding amino acid ABC transporter permease has translation MEPGVLQATDWQFIFANRQTLLLGVVVTVLLTATSLTLGFALGFPAGAIEVYGDSWLASTVNTAGIVLRGTPIVVLIFLFHFGLPIPQLGTVPVIDMKLAVFVAAMLALGLRSAAYQGQVFRGSIQSISEGQLEAARSVGMSKRQAIRHVVFPQAVRRSLPGFQNEFTIVLKDTSVAIGIGLAELLTRAERLYLQPGRDTAVIEVLIVISMIYFVLTFTTNRALDYVHSRYAIPGGNS, from the coding sequence ATGGAGCCGGGAGTCCTGCAGGCGACCGATTGGCAGTTCATCTTCGCCAATCGGCAGACCCTGCTTTTGGGTGTCGTCGTCACCGTTCTCCTGACAGCGACGAGTCTTACCCTTGGCTTTGCCCTCGGCTTTCCTGCTGGGGCCATCGAGGTCTACGGCGATAGCTGGCTTGCGTCGACCGTCAACACTGCCGGGATCGTCCTGCGCGGGACGCCGATCGTCGTGCTGATCTTCCTGTTCCACTTCGGGCTGCCGATCCCACAGCTGGGGACCGTACCGGTGATCGACATGAAGCTCGCCGTGTTCGTCGCGGCAATGCTGGCTCTCGGGCTGCGGAGTGCGGCCTATCAGGGCCAAGTATTCAGAGGATCGATCCAGTCGATCAGCGAGGGCCAGCTTGAGGCTGCCCGATCAGTTGGCATGAGTAAACGACAGGCGATCAGGCACGTCGTCTTTCCGCAGGCGGTCCGTCGGTCGCTGCCGGGGTTCCAAAACGAGTTTACTATCGTTCTTAAAGACACCAGCGTCGCCATTGGGATCGGGCTGGCCGAACTGTTGACCCGTGCCGAGCGACTCTATCTCCAGCCCGGCCGCGATACCGCGGTGATCGAGGTCCTCATCGTGATCAGTATGATCTACTTCGTGCTCACGTTCACGACGAACCGAGCACTCGACTACGTCCACAGTCGGTATGCGATTCCAGGTGGCAACTCATGA
- a CDS encoding amino acid ABC transporter ATP-binding protein has translation MSLLRVDNVDKSYGDEPVLNDVSFAMDRQQVEVIVGPSGSGKSTLLRCINRLTEIDSGEIYLDDEEIHSVDENELRRRVGMVFQDFNLFAHLTARGNITLGLREVLGLSTEEANAKADDYLDRVGLADQAKSYPAELSGGQQQRVGIARALAMDPELILFDEPTSALDPELIGEVLTVMEDLAEEGMTMLCVTHEMGFARSAADTITFLDDGEIIERGPPEQLFENPEHDRTRTFLGELTDLNR, from the coding sequence ATGAGTTTACTACGCGTCGACAATGTCGACAAATCCTACGGCGACGAACCGGTACTGAACGATGTGAGCTTCGCGATGGACCGCCAGCAGGTCGAAGTCATCGTCGGGCCCAGCGGCTCGGGGAAGTCGACGCTGCTCCGGTGTATCAACCGGCTCACCGAGATCGACAGCGGCGAGATCTATCTCGACGACGAGGAGATTCACTCGGTCGACGAAAACGAACTCCGTCGCCGGGTCGGGATGGTCTTTCAGGATTTCAACCTCTTTGCCCATCTCACCGCTCGCGGTAATATTACACTCGGCCTACGCGAAGTGCTGGGGCTCTCGACGGAGGAGGCCAACGCGAAGGCCGACGACTATCTCGACCGGGTCGGCCTCGCGGACCAAGCCAAGTCGTATCCCGCAGAGCTGTCGGGTGGCCAACAACAGCGAGTGGGGATCGCCCGCGCGCTGGCGATGGACCCAGAACTCATCCTCTTCGACGAGCCGACGAGTGCGCTTGATCCAGAACTTATCGGCGAGGTGCTGACGGTGATGGAGGACCTCGCCGAGGAGGGGATGACAATGCTCTGTGTCACCCACGAGATGGGCTTTGCCCGCTCGGCCGCCGACACGATCACGTTCCTCGATGATGGCGAGATCATCGAGCGAGGGCCACCCGAACAGCTGTTCGAAAACCCCGAACACGACCGCACACGGACATTCCTCGGCGAACTGACAGACCTCAACCGATGA
- a CDS encoding amino acid ABC transporter permease translates to MSTETVDSAVGTIRGRKKVVAGVVGGALWLWLLARWAVHNTLLDSIFTAIGLPDLVHSEVRVGVREPWIPAAPFQAVADAIGGIAAAVGPANFLFEWLAWPFELAAFATSTGPALAEGAFITVYLTVFSMVFGLVIAVPLAVTRVYGGPVSSRLSMAYTELIRGTPLLAQLFFFYFGLPLAGIIGSFGIMELSGMPRAAAVVAIIAFTINSSAYQAEYIRAALQSVDEGQLTAARAVGLSKRKGIRHIVLPQGLRFAIPGWTNEFVYLIKYSSLAAFITVPEMFRRARDIGSDTFQYTEIYVVVGLCYLGLVITTAMLMNRLEDRLAVPGVGQSAGRE, encoded by the coding sequence ATGAGCACCGAAACAGTCGACTCGGCCGTCGGAACCATCCGCGGTCGGAAAAAAGTGGTCGCCGGGGTTGTCGGTGGGGCGCTGTGGCTGTGGCTGCTCGCACGGTGGGCTGTCCATAACACGCTGCTTGACAGCATATTTACTGCTATCGGGCTTCCGGACCTCGTCCACTCGGAGGTGCGTGTCGGGGTCCGGGAGCCGTGGATTCCGGCAGCGCCGTTTCAGGCCGTTGCCGATGCTATCGGTGGTATTGCGGCCGCGGTTGGCCCGGCGAACTTCCTCTTCGAGTGGCTAGCGTGGCCCTTTGAGCTCGCGGCGTTCGCCACGTCGACCGGACCAGCGCTGGCTGAAGGGGCATTCATCACTGTCTATCTGACGGTGTTTTCGATGGTCTTCGGACTCGTGATCGCGGTGCCGCTTGCAGTGACGCGTGTCTACGGGGGACCGGTCAGCAGTCGACTCTCGATGGCCTACACCGAGTTGATTCGCGGGACGCCGCTGTTGGCACAGCTGTTTTTCTTCTACTTCGGGCTGCCGCTGGCGGGGATCATCGGGAGCTTCGGGATCATGGAACTCTCCGGGATGCCACGGGCCGCGGCTGTCGTGGCCATCATCGCTTTTACGATCAACTCCTCGGCGTATCAGGCCGAATACATTCGGGCTGCCCTCCAATCGGTCGACGAAGGGCAGTTAACGGCCGCCCGCGCGGTTGGCCTCTCGAAACGGAAGGGGATTCGCCACATCGTCCTCCCGCAGGGGCTTCGGTTCGCCATTCCAGGGTGGACCAATGAGTTTGTCTACCTGATCAAATACTCCTCGCTGGCCGCCTTTATTACGGTCCCCGAGATGTTCCGGCGGGCCCGCGATATCGGCTCGGATACGTTCCAGTACACCGAGATATACGTCGTCGTCGGGCTCTGTTACCTCGGTTTAGTGATCACGACTGCGATGCTGATGAATCGACTCGAAGACCGCCTTGCCGTGCCGGGCGTTGGACAGTCAGCCGGTCGAGAGTAA
- a CDS encoding YgaP family membrane protein, producing MIPEQNVGGTDRLLRAAFAVVFTVLAVTAIRKRNYYLLLSAGLGAIGLGFNAVTCFCGLNEALGIDTTEE from the coding sequence ATGATCCCTGAACAAAATGTCGGCGGCACGGATCGACTCCTCCGCGCAGCATTCGCAGTCGTCTTCACAGTCCTCGCAGTTACTGCGATCCGGAAACGGAACTACTACCTACTTTTGAGTGCCGGACTGGGAGCTATCGGTCTCGGTTTCAACGCCGTCACCTGTTTCTGCGGGTTGAACGAAGCACTCGGCATCGACACTACTGAAGAGTAG
- a CDS encoding ParB N-terminal domain-containing protein, protein MIQETYHTLVHRFRTTATGFMKKHPTVEPTLYRLRDGCAKLIVDAARLQTWLRHDAPTNPYRVYWVDPTEITDSISWQELSGDCSTAIPDRFTLPNYHFAGRVLDGDWDTGRRPFSESVIYRSFQSHFEEGVRWPETDLYAQCLDVIEAGGDPWRCRSRSDLDRRCQGIDALYSTVEADGYSTQAELQASTANPFDHARSNTYAQTVDGEIALMVGRDGELLFYDGRNRLAIAKLLGLEAVPVVILVRHSQWQQVRDRVASGSTTLESLPDRLQSHPDLAGLASTENEEQSVATLQ, encoded by the coding sequence ATGATTCAGGAGACCTATCACACGCTCGTCCATCGGTTTCGGACCACTGCCACGGGGTTTATGAAGAAGCATCCAACCGTCGAACCCACACTGTACCGACTGCGGGACGGCTGTGCGAAGCTGATCGTTGATGCGGCTCGTCTCCAGACTTGGCTTCGGCATGACGCTCCGACCAATCCTTACCGCGTCTACTGGGTCGACCCCACCGAGATCACCGATTCGATCTCGTGGCAGGAGTTATCGGGCGACTGCAGTACGGCGATTCCCGACCGGTTTACGCTCCCGAACTACCACTTTGCCGGTCGCGTGCTCGATGGCGATTGGGACACCGGGCGTCGACCCTTCTCGGAGTCGGTCATCTATCGGTCATTTCAGTCTCATTTCGAGGAGGGGGTGCGGTGGCCCGAGACCGATCTCTACGCACAGTGTCTCGACGTTATCGAGGCGGGTGGCGATCCTTGGAGATGTCGCTCCCGTTCGGATCTCGACCGGCGCTGTCAGGGGATCGATGCGCTTTACAGTACCGTTGAGGCCGATGGATACAGTACACAGGCGGAGCTTCAGGCGTCGACCGCTAATCCGTTCGATCACGCCCGGTCGAATACGTACGCTCAAACGGTCGACGGCGAAATTGCGCTGATGGTCGGTCGGGATGGTGAACTGCTGTTTTACGACGGACGGAACCGGCTGGCGATTGCCAAACTGCTGGGGTTGGAGGCGGTGCCGGTCGTCATCCTCGTTCGGCACAGCCAGTGGCAACAGGTTCGGGACCGAGTCGCCAGTGGGTCGACCACCTTGGAATCGCTTCCCGACCGGCTTCAATCGCACCCGGATCTGGCCGGATTGGCGTCGACCGAAAACGAAGAACAGAGCGTCGCTACTCTTCAGTAG
- the rdfA gene encoding rod-determining factor RdfA — protein MVTKVRRLIEAYELSTVGQELADRWVGDGYERESLRALADRFNRRLLAANMESAGLSPLDGEVDNTYRLLTDDEVSAGMETQARRRLEREEVDPEELLGDFVSHQAIHTYLTKDREVDPPENQTSAADRLDRDRETIQRLQSRLEAVTDDTIGRLNTADSIDIGDFSVLVDVQVFCEECGQQYEIGELLTRGGCQCDSTPTDGTDSEE, from the coding sequence ATGGTGACGAAGGTCCGGCGGCTAATCGAAGCGTATGAGCTGTCGACTGTGGGCCAAGAGCTCGCCGACCGGTGGGTTGGAGACGGCTACGAACGGGAGAGTCTCCGTGCGCTCGCCGACCGGTTCAACAGGCGTCTGCTGGCCGCCAACATGGAGTCAGCGGGACTTTCACCACTAGATGGCGAGGTCGACAACACCTACCGGCTGCTGACTGACGACGAGGTGAGTGCAGGGATGGAGACCCAAGCTCGCCGCCGCCTCGAACGCGAGGAGGTCGACCCCGAGGAACTACTGGGAGATTTCGTCTCCCACCAGGCGATTCACACCTACCTCACCAAGGATCGAGAAGTCGACCCACCCGAGAATCAGACGTCGGCGGCCGACAGACTCGACCGCGACCGCGAGACGATCCAGCGGCTCCAGAGCCGTCTGGAGGCGGTGACCGACGACACAATCGGTCGACTCAACACGGCCGACAGTATCGATATCGGAGATTTCAGTGTGCTCGTCGACGTGCAGGTGTTCTGTGAGGAGTGTGGACAGCAGTACGAGATCGGTGAGCTCCTCACACGGGGTGGCTGTCAGTGTGACTCGACACCAACCGACGGAACCGATTCGGAGGAGTGA